The following nucleotide sequence is from Pseudomonas sp. RC10.
AAGAGCTTCCTCGACGAAGAACGTCCCGGCATCGTGCAGAAACGCCGGGGCAAGCCTGAGGAAGTCGCATCGGCTATCGCTCTGTTAGTGTCGGACCGAGCGTCGTTCATCAACGGCAGCAACGTGCGGGTCGATGGCGGGTCGGTGCAGGCGATTCAGAACTGAGGGAGGGTTTGTAGCGGCCGCGCCAGACACAGATCGCCGCCGTCGTAACCTCCGACGTCTCCCACAAGGAAAACATGACGGTCGGGATTCGCGGCACCCGCTGAATCCGGGGAAACACCGCAGAACTGTGGGAGCAGCCGGAGCTGTGCGACAGCCGCGAAAGCGGTGGGTCAGTGACTTGACGGTTGCCTGACACACCGCCTTCGCGGCCGTCGCACAGCTCCGGCTGCTCCCACGGAAATGAGTGGCGTGGCGGCCAGAACAACCCTGCTTCCATTCAGTTCTGCAGCGCATATGGCGGCAGTCTTCCAGATATCCCTGCTCATGACTGCCAACCAATTGCACGAAGCTCCACGTGTTCTGCGTCGATCCCAATATCTGTGGGAGCAGCCGGAGGTTACGACGGCCGCGAAAGCGGTGGATCCGTGACTCAACGGTTGCCTGACACACCGCCTTCACGGCCGTCACACAGCTCCGGCTGCTCCCACGGAAATGAGTGGCGTGGCGGCCAGAACAACCCTGCTTCCATTCAGTTCTGCAGCGCATATGGGGGCAGTCTTCCAGATATCCCTGCTCATGACTGCCAACCAATTGCACGAAGCTCCACGTGTTCTGCGTCGATCCCAATATGTGGGAGCAGCCGGAGCTGTGCGACGGCCGCGAAAGCGTTGGGTCAGTGACTTAACGGTTGCCTGACACACCGCCTTCGCGGCCGTCGCACAGCTCCGGCTGCTCCCACCGAAATGAATGACGTGGCGGCCTGCCGAGAACGACTCCGCTTCCATTCAGTTCTGCAGCGCGTACCGTCGGCAATGTTCCAGATACCCCTGCTCATGACTGCCAACCAATTGCACGACGCTGGACCACAGCCAGGACGGCGCATCCAGTGTTTGGGTGCGGTTGGCTTGCAGTTCGCGAATCCACGCGGCACGGGTCGCCAGATCCATCTGCCGCGCATGGGCAATGCCCACCACTTTTGCCAGATACCCTGCGGCACGCATGGCTTCCGGCTGGCTGAGTTGATCCAGCTCCAGCTTCATATCCTGGGGCAGCAGCTCGCGAATGAAAAAACCATGGTCCAACATACGCGTCGCAACCATGCGGTTGCCCAGACCGGGTGACAAGCTTCGTGCGCCTTCGACCACCCGCTTGCCGTTATCCCGAGGCATGCCCGCCCTGACCGTACGCGGCGCGGCGGCAGCCACGGCTTCCTTGATGTCGAGCAGGCAAAGATCCTGATCGTCGTCATCGCCCACACCAATCAGCACGGCATAGCGCAACAGGCCTAACGAGCTACAGCCCTTGACCCAATAGGCCGAATCCAGCAGCTCGACGCGGTCATCCTTCGACCGGCCTTTCAGCGAGGTCACCAGCGCGTGAATCTCATCCGTTGCGCACAAAATTTTCAGCGCGTTGCGCTCATCCTTGGACAACGCCCAGAAGTGCTTGCCCAGCGGAATGGTCGGCTTCATGTCTTCGATGCGTTCCTGGGCAAGGTGCTTCCAGGTGCGCTGCACGGCGCTGCGCATCCCGGCCTTCACCTGCGCCGGTCGTTGCGGTTCTTCCTCGTCGTTGGCTTCGAAGGCCTGTTCGTATCCGAGCATCATTTCTTCAAGCATCCGTGCTGTGGCGACTCCCGGCAGATCAGAACCGCGGGCTGCCGTGGCCAATGACAGCGCCAGGCGCACCAGATCGTGGGCCGGGTTGCCAATGACAGTCTGGTCCAGGTCGCGGATGTGAATGTCGATCTTGCCCTTGAGGTCGCCGGTCGGCCCCAGATTGCCCGCGTGGCAGTCGCCGCAAATCCACACCGGCGGTCCACTGGGCAGGCGTCTGCCGGGCTGGGAATGCAGCCACTCGTAAAACTGCACTGTGCTGCCGCGCACATATGCGTGGGCGGAACGGGCCATTTTCAGGTTGCGGAGTTGAGTGAGAGGTTCCAGCCGTGCCGTGGGACGAGGGGTTTTCATGAATGCGTCTTTGAGAGGGGAGGCTCTATTGACCCGCACCACGGCCTGAACGTTTCAGAATGTTTCAACAAACCACCTCTCCGACACGTTCGGGCAAATTCGCTGAATTATCTTGATCAGGAGGACTCTCTTTTTCAGGCAGCACTTTCAATGCGTCCTTTTAAAAAGCTTTTTGTGAGAGAACCGAGATGGCCAACAGCACCCACTTCCGCATCGATTACCTGATCCACGGCAGTTATAAAACCTTCTACATCCACTCCCCGGCCATGGACGCAAGTGAGGCCTGGCACTGGGCGACGGTCGATGCCGGTATTGGCCAGATTCCCAAGTACCGCTCCGACAAAGTGCCGCGTCTGACCCAGCGCCAGGCCGAGCAGTTGGGCCTGACACACGTGGAATGGACCGCTGCCTGACCCTGCATCTGGACGGATGAATTTTCGCGTCCGTCTTCTTTTTTCCTGGCGTCTTGTCCCGTCAAAACTGCTAACGTGGCCGCCACTGCGGACCCATTGATCAACGACAAGACGTAAGGAACGCCATGTTCAAGTTCATCTTTCTCGCTGTACTGATTGGCATCGGTGGCACGGCCCTGCTCGACCTCTGGGCCTTGTTTCTGAAAAAGGCGTTTGGTTTGCCAACGGCGCCATGGCATTTGGTGGGCCGCTGGTTCGCGGGCATGCGCGAGGGCCACTTCGTGCACCACCGAGGCATCGGCAATTCCCCTGAAGTCCACAACGAGCTGAAAATCGGCTGGACCATGCACTACGTGGTCGGCATCGTATTCGCGGCGGTGTTGCTAATGATCTGGGGCGTGCAGTGGGCGCACTCGCCGACCTTCTTTCCGGCACTGATCGTCGGTCTGGTCACCGTCGGTGCGGGCTGGTACATCCTGCAACCGGGCATGGGCGTCGGGGTCGCGTGCAACAAGGCGCCAAACCCGAACATGGCCCGTATGCAGAACGTCGTGGGCCATGTGGTGTTTGCGATTGGCATGTATTGGACGGCGTTGATCGTGGGGTGATGGCTTCCTGCCAACCCCAGTCACTGAAGGCGTGGCACGCACGCTTTTGGTTTACAACTCCGCCACGATCCGGCCGATGTCAGCCATGACAGCATTGACCTGTTCGGCATTGGCCCGCGATTCGCTGTAGTACACCGTCACGATCAGCGGAGCGCGGTGGGTGGGCCAGAGGATCGCCACGTCGTTGCTGGCGTTGTTCGCGCCGGAGCCAGTCTTGTCGCCAACCCGCCATTTCTTCGGCAACCCCGCTCGCAGCTTTTTGTCGCCCGTGGTGTTGCTGACCAGCCAGGCGATCAGTTGATCACGCGAGGCGCCGGTCAGCACGTCGCCGAAGATGAGCGAGCGCAGGGTCTGCAACATGGCAATCGGGGTAGTGGTGTCTTGCGGATCACCCGCGCGGTTTTCGTTCAGCTCGGGTTCGCGGCGGTCCAGTCGGGTCACGTCATCGCCGGTCCAGCGCAGCCACTGGGTCAATCCCGCCGGCCCGCCGAAGCTGTCGAGCAGCAGGTTGGCGGCGGTGTTGTCGCTCAGGGTCACGGCAGCTTCGCAGATCGAACCCACGCTCAGACCAGCCTCCCCCGTGTGTTTTTCGGTGGTGGGCGAATACGGCACCAGTTGGTCCTTGCCGTAGACGATCAGCCGCGACAGGTCTTCTTCCTTGCGATCGACGCGGGCCAATACGTGGGCCGCCGCCAAGGCCTTGAATGTGCTGCACATCGCGAAGCGTTCATCCCCGCGATGGCTGACGAGGCGCTGGCTGCCGGTGTCGAGGATGGCCACGCCCAGACGTCCGCCGTGGCGGTGTTCAAGTTCGGCGAGTTTTTGCTGGAGGGAGGCGTCGGATGAGCCGTCGGCATCGCTGGCCAGAGCCTTCAGGCTCCACAGCGTTGGCACCGCGAGCAGCGCGGCGCCGAGAAGGGTTCTGCGAGTGATCAAAATGCACGTCCTTGTTGTGGCAGATGAACGACATAATCACCGAAACGGCCACCGTCTGCCACGACGACCGTTACACCTCGGCGACCTGTTTTGTTTAGGCAGGCACGCCCAGAATGACGTGGGACGCCTTAATGATCGCGGTCGTGCTGACGCCAGTGGCCAGGCCCAATTCGGTGACGGCTTCGCGGGTGACGATGGCGTACACCTCGGTGCCGCCGGCCAGGGTGACGACCACCTCGGCATTGACCGCACCGTCGCTGACGCGGGTCACGGTGCCTTTCAGCGTGTTGCGTGCCGAGAGACGAAAGCCGCTGTCGTCGGTCATCAGCATGACCCACGGCGCCTTGATCAGCGCCACCGCTTCCTTGCCCACCGCCAGGCCCAGGCTCTTGACGCTTTGCAGGGTCACGACGGCAACAAGGTCTTCCCCGCCCGGCAAGGTCAGGGCCACTTCGGCGTTGACCGCGCCTTCCTGAATTGCCTTCACGGTGCCTTTGAATACGTTGCGCGCGCTGACTTTCATATGCGAAATCTCGATGGTTGAGAACGGTGTGTGATGTGAGGACGTTGAACCGACGCACATCATCCATGTAGCGCACGTGCTGTTTCAACCACTTTACGGGCGCTTCGTTCAAACGCGCATGACAATCACCGATGACGGCTGAACGTCGACACCGAGCGCACCCAACTGATCAGCCGCAAGGTGGCGGGGTTGTCGTGCTCTTCATGATCGGAGGCCAGCTCACCCGCCAGGGACGCCAAGGATTGCGGCAACAGCCAGGACACTTCCTGCTCACTGGCATGGCACAGATTGGGATCGTCTTCTTTCTCGAACGCAGGCCATTCACTCATTCGGCACCTCCCGTCACAGCATGTCGTTGACACATGGATGTTCACAGATCGAGCAGCTTAGAGATCAAGCACCAGCGGCCCTGAAGCCGGGATTGCACAGCAGATCAGCACCTCGCCCTCCGCCGGCATTTCCGCAGGCGGAACGGGGTAGTGCACCTGGCCCTTGACGAGCCGGGTCTTGCAGGTGCCGCACGAACCGCTGCGGCAGCTGTATTCAGGTTCCAGACCTCGACTTTCGGCCAGCTCCAGCAAGGTGCCTCCGTCGGGCTGCCAGCGCGCCTCCTTGGCGGACCGTTCGAACACCACCGGCACCGACGTGGTGGCGGCAGGCGGCTGCTGCAGCACCACCGCCTGTGGGTCGTGCGTGCGTTTGAGGGTCGAGGGGCCGAAGGTTTCCGCGTGAATCCGCTCGTCA
It contains:
- a CDS encoding TOBE domain-containing protein — its product is MKVSARNVFKGTVKAIQEGAVNAEVALTLPGGEDLVAVVTLQSVKSLGLAVGKEAVALIKAPWVMLMTDDSGFRLSARNTLKGTVTRVSDGAVNAEVVVTLAGGTEVYAIVTREAVTELGLATGVSTTAIIKASHVILGVPA
- a CDS encoding DUF2252 domain-containing protein; its protein translation is MKTPRPTARLEPLTQLRNLKMARSAHAYVRGSTVQFYEWLHSQPGRRLPSGPPVWICGDCHAGNLGPTGDLKGKIDIHIRDLDQTVIGNPAHDLVRLALSLATAARGSDLPGVATARMLEEMMLGYEQAFEANDEEEPQRPAQVKAGMRSAVQRTWKHLAQERIEDMKPTIPLGKHFWALSKDERNALKILCATDEIHALVTSLKGRSKDDRVELLDSAYWVKGCSSLGLLRYAVLIGVGDDDDQDLCLLDIKEAVAAAAPRTVRAGMPRDNGKRVVEGARSLSPGLGNRMVATRMLDHGFFIRELLPQDMKLELDQLSQPEAMRAAGYLAKVVGIAHARQMDLATRAAWIRELQANRTQTLDAPSWLWSSVVQLVGSHEQGYLEHCRRYALQN
- a CDS encoding DUF2938 domain-containing protein, with translation MFKFIFLAVLIGIGGTALLDLWALFLKKAFGLPTAPWHLVGRWFAGMREGHFVHHRGIGNSPEVHNELKIGWTMHYVVGIVFAAVLLMIWGVQWAHSPTFFPALIVGLVTVGAGWYILQPGMGVGVACNKAPNPNMARMQNVVGHVVFAIGMYWTALIVG
- the bla gene encoding class A beta-lactamase; this translates as MITRRTLLGAALLAVPTLWSLKALASDADGSSDASLQQKLAELEHRHGGRLGVAILDTGSQRLVSHRGDERFAMCSTFKALAAAHVLARVDRKEEDLSRLIVYGKDQLVPYSPTTEKHTGEAGLSVGSICEAAVTLSDNTAANLLLDSFGGPAGLTQWLRWTGDDVTRLDRREPELNENRAGDPQDTTTPIAMLQTLRSLIFGDVLTGASRDQLIAWLVSNTTGDKKLRAGLPKKWRVGDKTGSGANNASNDVAILWPTHRAPLIVTVYYSESRANAEQVNAVMADIGRIVAEL
- a CDS encoding DUF6555 family protein — encoded protein: MANSTHFRIDYLIHGSYKTFYIHSPAMDASEAWHWATVDAGIGQIPKYRSDKVPRLTQRQAEQLGLTHVEWTAA